The DNA sequence ACTGGGCCTCGCGGGGCCCGGCAAGGTTCGCATCAACAAGGCCGGCTGCCTCGACCGCTGCGAGGAGGGGCCGGTGATGGTCGTGTATCCGGAAGGCACCTGGTACACGTACGTCGATCAGGCGGACATCGACGAGATCGTCGAATCGCACCTGCGCGACGGCAAGGTCGTCGAGCGCCTGAAGATCTGAGCGGGCGGCCCGGATGAACGTTC is a window from the Burkholderia vietnamiensis LMG 10929 genome containing:
- a CDS encoding (2Fe-2S) ferredoxin domain-containing protein, with the translated sequence MDSYYQHHVFFCLNQREPGAERPSCAQCDAQTMQEYAKKRVKELGLAGPGKVRINKAGCLDRCEEGPVMVVYPEGTWYTYVDQADIDEIVESHLRDGKVVERLKI